From a region of the Acidimicrobiales bacterium genome:
- a CDS encoding rod shape-determining protein, translating to MSDLPFSTLMGRDMAVDLGTANTVIYVRGHGIVLNEPSVVAVSVSDGRLLAVGTEAKRMIGRTPAHIQAVRPLKDGVIADFEICEKMLRYFIHKVHQRRWSKPRIVICVPSGITGVEQRAVQEAAQFAGARKAYIIEEPMAAAIGAGLPVQEPTGNMIVDIGGGTTEVAVISLGGIVISQSVRVGGDELDDAIIQYIKKEYSLALGERTAEEVKIALGSAWPLQEELHAEIRGRDLVTGLPKTIVTSTEEIREALEEPVAAIVDAVKTTLDKTPPELAADIMEKGIVLAGGGALLHGLDARLQHETGMPIVVSPNPLNCVAIGSGQSLEEFEALKGVLFASEPIT from the coding sequence ATGTCTGACCTTCCGTTCTCAACTCTGATGGGCCGCGACATGGCGGTCGACTTGGGCACGGCCAACACGGTCATCTACGTGCGCGGCCATGGCATCGTGCTGAACGAGCCGTCCGTCGTCGCCGTGAGCGTGAGTGACGGGCGCCTGCTGGCGGTCGGCACCGAGGCCAAGCGCATGATCGGGCGGACGCCCGCTCACATCCAGGCCGTGCGCCCCCTCAAGGACGGCGTGATCGCCGACTTCGAGATCTGCGAGAAGATGCTGCGCTACTTCATCCACAAGGTGCACCAGCGCCGGTGGTCGAAGCCGCGCATCGTGATCTGCGTCCCGTCGGGGATCACCGGCGTGGAGCAGCGGGCCGTGCAGGAGGCCGCCCAGTTCGCCGGCGCCCGCAAGGCCTACATCATCGAGGAGCCGATGGCGGCCGCGATCGGGGCGGGTCTGCCGGTGCAGGAGCCCACCGGCAACATGATCGTCGACATCGGCGGCGGCACCACCGAGGTCGCCGTGATCTCGCTCGGTGGCATCGTGATCAGCCAGTCGGTTCGGGTCGGCGGCGACGAGCTCGACGACGCGATCATCCAGTACATCAAGAAGGAGTACAGCCTCGCCCTCGGTGAGCGGACGGCGGAGGAAGTGAAGATCGCGCTCGGCTCGGCTTGGCCGCTGCAAGAGGAACTGCACGCCGAGATCCGCGGCCGCGACCTCGTCACCGGCCTGCCCAAGACCATCGTCACCTCCACCGAGGAGATCCGCGAGGCCCTCGAAGAGCCGGTCGCGGCCATAGTGGACGCCGTGAAGACCACGCTCGACAAGACGCCGCCCGAGCTGGCGGCCGACATCATGGAGAAGGGCATCGTGCTCGCCGGTGGCGGCGCGCTGCTGCACGGCCTCGACGCCCGCCTCCAGCACGAGACGGGCATGCCGATCGTGGTGTCCCCCAACCCGCTCAACTGCGTGGCGATCGGATCGGGTCAGTCGTTGGAGGAGTTCGAGGCGCTCAAGGGCGTGCTGTTCGCCTCTGAGCCCATCACCTGA
- the mrdA gene encoding penicillin-binding protein 2, with protein MATVGLVCISLFAALFARLWFLQVMNAGTYDKAADVAAYREINVPAPRGRILDRNGKVLVDNKSYLVVAVDTQVLAKAKSPDTVLSRLADLLNQYMAPTTPYNTDILREKLRNKQVSPYKPVPVATNAPQQLEIYLSEHPDKFPSVSVERETLRTYPYGTLAAQVLGYVGPITDSQWKAHEHDKVPYQKDDDIGRAGVEATFEKYLRGTPGRKVFEVDRVGRVVRTVSETPPIPGDDVYLTIDANAQAVAERGVANGLESARKTCNRVGCPPAPAGSMVVLDPRNGQVLALASNPTYDPSLFVPAISTRDYQKLTEPDSHYPFTDRAIAGQYPPGSTFKLVTSIAGLRAGVIDPSFTYGDSGQYKIIGCQNDSQGCIKYGDQKTAHGNVNLTRALTVSSDTYYYRIGDLLWRSSDHKEAIQDVAREFGFGSKTGIELPDEQAGLVGTPELLKRLHDKYAAAYPYGNQWYSGNNANLAIGQDVINATPLQLANAYATFANNGTRYQPTLLLKVTKFRTGSVVMTQQPKVAGKVDLPAPWRDAMLAGFDGVTTSGEGTATGAFANAGYPMANLPVAGKTGTSQNNTAKNEQDNSLFVGFGPSSNAQYVAAAVFEQAGYGAAIAAPAVVDFFLPLAQHGTFPEVTPVDSTDTAAAPSAQAGGAAQSISADTTTTGSGGQTTGDTIAPLQSSDPNGTRTSTSLPATSGSGG; from the coding sequence GTGGCCACCGTCGGCTTGGTCTGCATCAGCCTCTTCGCGGCGCTGTTCGCCCGCCTGTGGTTCCTCCAAGTGATGAACGCCGGCACGTACGACAAGGCGGCCGACGTCGCCGCCTACCGGGAGATCAACGTTCCCGCGCCTCGGGGTCGCATCCTGGACCGCAACGGCAAAGTGCTGGTCGACAACAAGTCGTACCTTGTGGTGGCGGTCGACACGCAGGTGCTGGCCAAGGCCAAGTCGCCCGACACGGTGCTGTCGCGCCTCGCCGATCTGCTCAACCAGTACATGGCGCCCACCACGCCGTACAACACGGACATCTTGCGGGAGAAGCTGCGCAACAAGCAGGTGAGCCCGTACAAACCCGTGCCGGTGGCCACCAACGCGCCGCAACAGCTCGAGATCTACCTCTCCGAACACCCCGACAAGTTCCCGTCTGTGTCGGTCGAACGTGAGACCTTGCGGACGTATCCGTACGGCACGCTCGCTGCCCAAGTGCTCGGTTACGTGGGCCCGATCACCGATTCGCAGTGGAAAGCCCACGAGCACGACAAGGTGCCGTACCAAAAGGACGACGACATCGGCCGGGCGGGTGTGGAAGCCACGTTCGAGAAGTACTTGCGGGGCACCCCGGGCCGGAAGGTGTTCGAGGTCGACCGTGTCGGCCGGGTGGTGCGCACCGTGAGCGAGACGCCACCGATCCCGGGCGACGACGTGTACCTCACGATCGACGCCAACGCGCAGGCGGTCGCCGAACGGGGTGTGGCGAACGGGCTCGAGAGCGCGCGCAAGACCTGCAACCGGGTGGGTTGCCCGCCGGCGCCCGCCGGGTCGATGGTGGTGCTCGACCCCCGCAACGGGCAGGTGCTGGCGCTGGCGTCGAACCCGACGTACGACCCGAGCCTGTTCGTGCCGGCCATCTCGACCCGGGACTACCAGAAGCTCACCGAGCCCGACAGCCACTACCCCTTCACCGACCGCGCCATCGCCGGCCAGTACCCGCCGGGCTCCACCTTCAAGTTGGTCACCAGCATCGCCGGACTGCGCGCCGGAGTGATCGACCCGAGCTTCACGTACGGCGACTCCGGCCAGTACAAGATCATCGGCTGCCAGAACGACAGCCAGGGCTGCATCAAGTACGGCGACCAGAAGACCGCGCACGGCAACGTGAACCTCACGCGAGCGCTCACCGTGTCGAGCGACACGTACTACTACCGGATCGGCGATCTGCTGTGGCGCTCGAGCGACCACAAAGAAGCGATCCAAGACGTGGCCCGGGAGTTCGGCTTCGGGTCCAAGACCGGCATCGAGCTGCCCGACGAGCAGGCGGGTCTGGTGGGCACGCCGGAGCTCTTGAAGCGGCTGCACGACAAGTACGCGGCGGCGTATCCGTACGGCAACCAGTGGTACTCCGGTAACAACGCCAACTTGGCGATCGGCCAAGACGTCATCAACGCCACGCCGCTGCAACTCGCCAACGCGTACGCCACGTTCGCCAACAACGGCACCCGCTACCAGCCCACCTTGTTGCTCAAAGTCACCAAGTTCCGCACGGGCAGCGTCGTGATGACCCAACAACCCAAAGTGGCGGGCAAAGTCGACTTGCCGGCTCCGTGGCGCGACGCGATGCTCGCCGGGTTCGACGGCGTCACCACGTCGGGCGAAGGCACGGCGACCGGCGCGTTCGCCAACGCCGGCTACCCGATGGCGAACCTCCCCGTGGCCGGCAAGACCGGTACGTCGCAGAACAACACCGCGAAGAACGAGCAGGACAACTCGCTGTTCGTCGGCTTCGGCCCGTCGTCGAACGCGCAGTACGTCGCCGCCGCGGTGTTCGAGCAAGCCGGCTACGGCGCGGCGATCGCCGCACCCGCCGTCGTTGACTTCTTCTTGCCGCTCGCGCAGCACGGAACCTTCCCCGAAGTCACCCCGGTCGACAGCACCGACACGGCGGCCGCGCCGTCGGCCCAAGCGGGCGGTGCGGCCCAGTCGATCAGCGCCGACACGACCACGACCGGTTCCGGCGGCCAGACGACGGGCGACACCATCGCGCCGCTGCAATCGTCTGACCCCAACGGCACCCGTACCAGCACGTCGTTGCCCGCGACGAGCGGGAGCGGGGGCTGA
- a CDS encoding Mur ligase family protein — MDLTAALRYLDEHVNLEATAGRVEGLSLERMRALVHVLGDPHLAYGVIHITGTNGKGSTARMVTELLRASGLAVGTYTSPHLETVNERIAYDGEPIADDELAELISDLAAVEPLLEHRPSYFELLTAAAFRWFADRGVDVAVVEVGLLGRWDATNVVESQVAVLTNVGHDHTDGVGDWRRRIAEEKSGIVKPGATFVLGEADPALRDVFTATPAAEIWLRGDTFGCERNDLAVGGRVADLRTPSGVLDDVQIPLHGAFQGDNAAAALAAAEAFFGRRLPDDLVRSAFAGVQVPGRFEILAHEPLVILDGAHNLDGAAAEAATLHEEFTLTGSLVLVVGMLRGRDPVEMLDAMGAREAGYVVACSPPSPRAIPAAEVAAAADRLGVVAEAVPDVAHALARARSFATAEDVIVVTGSLYVVGAARRSLHDQAAELAG, encoded by the coding sequence ATGGACCTCACCGCTGCGCTGCGCTACCTCGACGAACACGTCAACTTGGAGGCCACGGCTGGACGGGTCGAGGGCCTCTCGTTGGAGCGCATGCGCGCGCTGGTCCACGTCCTCGGCGACCCGCACCTCGCGTACGGTGTCATCCACATCACCGGCACGAACGGCAAGGGCTCGACCGCACGGATGGTCACCGAGCTGCTCCGCGCGTCGGGCCTGGCGGTCGGCACGTACACCAGCCCGCACCTCGAGACCGTCAACGAGCGCATCGCGTACGACGGTGAGCCCATCGCCGACGACGAGCTGGCGGAGTTGATCTCCGACCTCGCTGCCGTCGAGCCGCTCCTCGAGCACCGGCCGTCGTACTTCGAGCTGCTGACTGCTGCGGCGTTCCGGTGGTTCGCCGATCGGGGCGTCGACGTCGCGGTCGTCGAAGTCGGGCTCCTGGGTCGGTGGGATGCGACCAACGTCGTCGAGAGCCAAGTCGCGGTGCTCACCAACGTTGGTCACGACCACACCGACGGGGTGGGCGACTGGCGGCGTCGCATCGCCGAGGAGAAGTCCGGGATCGTGAAGCCGGGCGCCACGTTCGTGTTGGGCGAGGCCGACCCGGCCCTGCGCGACGTCTTCACCGCCACGCCCGCCGCAGAGATCTGGCTGCGGGGCGACACGTTCGGCTGCGAACGCAACGACTTGGCGGTCGGCGGCCGGGTGGCCGACTTGCGTACACCGTCAGGTGTGCTCGACGACGTGCAGATCCCGCTGCACGGGGCGTTCCAGGGCGACAACGCCGCCGCGGCGCTCGCCGCCGCCGAGGCGTTCTTCGGTCGGCGGTTGCCCGACGACCTCGTTCGGTCGGCGTTCGCCGGCGTGCAGGTGCCGGGCCGCTTCGAGATCCTCGCCCACGAGCCGCTGGTGATCCTCGACGGCGCGCACAACCTCGACGGCGCCGCGGCCGAGGCCGCCACCTTGCACGAGGAGTTCACGCTGACCGGGTCGCTGGTGCTGGTGGTCGGCATGTTGCGTGGCCGCGACCCCGTCGAAATGCTCGACGCCATGGGCGCTCGCGAGGCCGGTTACGTGGTGGCGTGCAGCCCGCCGTCGCCGCGGGCGATCCCGGCGGCCGAGGTGGCCGCAGCCGCCGACCGTCTCGGCGTCGTGGCCGAAGCCGTGCCCGACGTCGCGCACGCCCTTGCCCGCGCCCGCTCGTTCGCCACCGCCGAGGATGTGATCGTCGTGACTGGCTCCCTCTACGTCGTCGGTGCCGCCCGGCGATCCCTGCACGACCAGGCCGCGGAGCTGGCCGGGTGA
- the mreC gene encoding rod shape-determining protein MreC — translation MTLLLLVLTSLTILTLDFRHSGPVEKVRDVGATVFSPLRSAGDAVFRPIGNAWNSAFHYDRLKKENDRLRRQVADLKGKSYRAQIDENEYRQLRAAADIQYLPDLDTKIARVTSGPLNSFSQTIEINQGAGAGVKPGMPVVTPDGLVGTVEIVEGGHSIVRLVTSPESKVDITLETSDASLPPTLGIAHGNGLGQPLRIDSGIDPRTPVKKGQLVATSGVDPSIYPGAIPVGKITTFRDSDDGTQKIIELKPSADLDHLGYVTVVLWQPVP, via the coding sequence GTGACGTTGCTGCTGCTCGTCCTCACGTCACTCACCATCCTCACGCTCGACTTCCGCCACTCCGGGCCCGTCGAGAAGGTGCGTGACGTCGGCGCCACCGTGTTCAGCCCGCTCCGCTCCGCCGGCGACGCGGTGTTCCGTCCCATCGGCAATGCCTGGAACAGCGCCTTTCACTACGACCGCCTGAAGAAGGAGAACGACCGGCTTCGGCGCCAGGTCGCCGACCTGAAGGGCAAGTCGTACCGGGCGCAGATCGACGAGAACGAGTACCGCCAACTCCGCGCCGCCGCCGACATCCAGTACCTGCCCGACCTCGACACCAAGATCGCCCGTGTCACGTCGGGTCCGCTCAACAGCTTCTCGCAGACGATCGAGATCAACCAGGGTGCCGGCGCCGGCGTCAAGCCCGGCATGCCGGTGGTGACGCCCGACGGGCTGGTCGGGACCGTCGAGATCGTCGAAGGCGGCCACTCGATCGTGCGGCTCGTCACCAGCCCCGAGTCGAAGGTCGACATCACCCTCGAGACGAGCGACGCCAGCTTGCCGCCCACCCTGGGGATCGCCCACGGGAACGGCCTCGGCCAGCCGCTGCGGATCGACAGCGGGATCGATCCCCGCACGCCGGTCAAGAAGGGGCAACTGGTGGCCACCAGCGGTGTGGACCCGTCGATCTACCCCGGCGCCATCCCGGTTGGGAAGATCACCACGTTTCGCGATTCCGACGACGGCACCCAGAAGATCATCGAGCTGAAGCCGAGCGCCGACTTGGACCATCTCGGCTACGTCACCGTGGTCCTGTGGCAGCCGGTTCCATGA
- the map gene encoding type I methionyl aminopeptidase produces MRVRPDDSRSAEVDIFRLKPNEPCWCGSGLKFKRCHRASTDRIRAGRQSPTREVPEGIERPFYAGTGERSHRGGSPVQAPEIIDRMRRTGRLAGDILGRVGAAIAPGVTTDELDALCHRLTVEAGAYPSPLNYGGFPKSLCTSVNDVICHGIPDDRPLLDGDIVNLDVTVFKEGVHGDTNATWCVGTVDPQSRRLVRVTRECLERGIEAVRPGRRLYDIGRAIQTHAEAEGFSVVRAFIGHGIGEEFHTDFQILHYFDPRNDTVIEPGMVFTIEPMISVGAWQHRLWDDDWTAVTVDGKRSAQFEHTLLVTDDGVELLTLRADGQWSGDGGQPASS; encoded by the coding sequence GTGAGGGTGCGGCCGGACGACAGCCGAAGCGCCGAGGTCGACATCTTCCGGCTGAAGCCCAACGAGCCGTGCTGGTGTGGCAGTGGCCTCAAGTTCAAGCGTTGTCACCGTGCGTCGACCGACCGCATCCGCGCCGGTCGCCAGAGCCCGACGCGTGAGGTGCCCGAGGGCATCGAGCGGCCGTTCTACGCGGGCACGGGCGAGCGGTCCCACCGCGGCGGGTCGCCGGTGCAGGCACCCGAGATCATCGACCGGATGCGCCGCACCGGCCGTCTCGCCGGCGACATCTTGGGGAGAGTCGGCGCGGCCATCGCCCCGGGTGTCACCACCGATGAGCTCGATGCGCTGTGCCACCGCCTCACCGTCGAGGCGGGCGCGTACCCGAGCCCGTTGAACTACGGAGGCTTCCCCAAGTCGCTGTGCACATCGGTCAACGATGTGATCTGCCACGGGATCCCCGACGATCGGCCCCTGCTCGACGGCGACATCGTCAACCTCGACGTCACCGTGTTCAAAGAAGGCGTGCACGGCGACACCAACGCCACCTGGTGCGTCGGCACCGTCGATCCGCAGTCGCGGCGCCTCGTGCGTGTCACGCGTGAGTGTCTGGAGCGGGGGATCGAGGCAGTGCGGCCGGGCCGGCGCCTGTACGACATCGGCCGGGCGATCCAGACCCACGCGGAGGCCGAGGGCTTCTCCGTGGTGCGGGCGTTCATCGGCCACGGCATCGGTGAGGAGTTCCACACCGACTTCCAGATCCTGCACTACTTCGACCCGCGCAACGACACGGTGATCGAGCCCGGCATGGTGTTCACGATCGAGCCGATGATCTCGGTGGGTGCCTGGCAGCACCGTTTGTGGGACGACGACTGGACCGCCGTCACGGTCGACGGCAAGCGCTCCGCCCAGTTCGAGCACACACTCCTGGTCACCGACGACGGCGTCGAGCTGCTGACCCTCCGCGCCGACGGCCAATGGTCCGGCGACGGCGGCCAACCCGCTTCCTCGTAG
- the mreD gene encoding rod shape-determining protein MreD — translation MRTLRSGLLIAFLIVVQCSFIARVPLFGARADIVVVAAIAAGIVGGPDLGALVGFAAGLGFDLLLPTPVGMSALCYCLVGYGCGLAQQSVLRVRWWIPVATAAIGGAASALMFWTVGNVLSEPLPSVRDLPTIVAVIAAVAALWCLPMVRAFQLALADPARNRFGNERIRMR, via the coding sequence ATGAGGACGCTCCGGAGCGGCTTGCTGATCGCCTTTCTCATCGTCGTGCAGTGTTCGTTCATCGCACGCGTGCCGCTGTTCGGCGCGCGGGCGGACATCGTGGTCGTCGCGGCGATCGCGGCCGGCATCGTGGGCGGTCCCGACCTCGGCGCGCTGGTGGGCTTCGCGGCAGGGCTCGGGTTCGACCTGTTGTTGCCCACGCCGGTCGGGATGTCCGCGCTCTGCTACTGCCTGGTCGGCTACGGCTGCGGCCTGGCGCAGCAATCCGTGCTGCGCGTCCGCTGGTGGATCCCGGTGGCCACTGCGGCGATCGGCGGTGCGGCCTCGGCGCTGATGTTCTGGACCGTCGGCAACGTGCTGTCTGAGCCGCTGCCCTCGGTGCGGGACCTGCCGACTATCGTCGCCGTGATCGCCGCGGTGGCCGCGCTCTGGTGCCTCCCGATGGTGCGGGCGTTCCAGCTCGCGCTCGCCGACCCGGCGCGCAACCGCTTTGGCAACGAACGCATCCGCATGCGATGA
- the ndk gene encoding nucleoside-diphosphate kinase encodes MNRTFVMCKPDAVRRGLVGEVVSRLERKGLTLVAAELRTIDRPTAERHYEEHQDKPFFGELVDFICGGPVLAMVVEGPDDNTWHLVRTLMGKTNVDDAQPGSIRGDFATTTQENLVHGSDGPESAAREIGIFFPDV; translated from the coding sequence GTGAACCGGACCTTCGTGATGTGCAAGCCCGACGCTGTTCGACGGGGACTCGTCGGTGAAGTCGTCAGCCGCCTCGAGCGCAAAGGCCTCACGCTCGTGGCCGCCGAGCTGCGGACCATCGACCGCCCGACGGCCGAACGTCACTACGAGGAGCACCAGGACAAGCCCTTTTTCGGTGAGCTCGTCGACTTCATCTGCGGCGGCCCCGTACTGGCCATGGTGGTCGAAGGCCCCGACGACAACACGTGGCACCTCGTCCGCACGCTCATGGGCAAGACCAACGTCGACGACGCGCAGCCCGGCTCGATCCGCGGCGACTTCGCCACCACCACGCAGGAGAACCTGGTGCACGGCAGCGACGGCCCCGAGTCGGCGGCCCGCGAGATCGGAATCTTCTTCCCGGACGTGTGA
- the rodA gene encoding rod shape-determining protein RodA yields the protein MATYDQSLSRFGAHGRSRSGLGAMTAAPVRHLDLVLLGVVGIIQSLGLLMVFSATRGPNPPFRYGYLTKQAVFVVLGVAALSVVSLIDYRRFRDYALFVYGAGVFLLFLVLVPGVGSSAKGHQSWISLGPFQLQPSELNKITLIVGLAGVLTHYQGDIDLRRLGIVLGMAAVPMALVLVQGDLGTTLVFAVVVPTMLAIGGARPKHLAVLLLAGILVATVALSGGVLKQYQRDRLTTFLHQDTAAATGGAAYNLNRAKIAIGRGGMFGQGLFRGSQTRLSIVPEQHTDFIFTAVGEQFGFFGAGLLLVLFCLMVWRIWRTALLARDEFGTLICVGVLAMLVFHTFENVGMTMGIMPITGIPLPFMSYGGSSTLLNFLAIGFVLNVHMRRFS from the coding sequence ATGGCGACGTACGACCAGTCGCTGTCACGGTTCGGTGCGCACGGCCGGAGTCGCTCGGGCCTGGGTGCGATGACGGCTGCCCCTGTCCGGCACCTCGATCTGGTGTTGCTCGGCGTGGTCGGGATCATCCAGTCGCTCGGGCTGCTGATGGTGTTCAGCGCCACCCGGGGCCCCAACCCGCCGTTCCGCTACGGCTACCTCACCAAGCAGGCCGTGTTCGTGGTGCTCGGCGTGGCGGCGCTGTCGGTCGTGAGCCTGATCGACTATCGGCGATTCCGTGACTACGCGCTGTTCGTGTACGGCGCCGGCGTGTTCCTGCTGTTCTTGGTGCTGGTCCCGGGGGTCGGTTCGTCGGCCAAGGGCCACCAGTCGTGGATCTCGCTCGGGCCCTTCCAGCTCCAGCCCTCGGAGCTCAACAAGATCACCTTGATCGTCGGCCTCGCCGGCGTGCTCACGCACTACCAGGGCGACATCGACTTGCGGCGCCTCGGGATCGTCCTCGGGATGGCCGCAGTGCCGATGGCCCTGGTCTTGGTGCAAGGCGACCTCGGCACCACCTTGGTGTTCGCCGTGGTCGTGCCCACCATGCTCGCGATCGGCGGCGCGCGACCCAAGCACCTCGCCGTGTTGCTACTCGCGGGGATCCTCGTCGCCACGGTCGCGCTGAGCGGAGGGGTGCTCAAGCAGTATCAGCGCGACCGCCTGACCACCTTCCTCCATCAGGACACGGCGGCGGCCACCGGAGGGGCGGCGTACAACTTGAACCGGGCGAAGATCGCCATCGGTCGGGGTGGGATGTTCGGCCAGGGGCTGTTCCGCGGCAGCCAGACCCGCCTCAGCATCGTGCCCGAGCAGCACACCGACTTCATCTTCACGGCAGTGGGGGAGCAGTTCGGGTTCTTCGGCGCCGGTCTGCTACTGGTGCTGTTCTGCCTGATGGTGTGGCGCATCTGGCGAACGGCGCTGCTGGCCCGCGACGAGTTCGGCACCCTGATCTGCGTCGGCGTGCTGGCCATGCTCGTGTTCCACACGTTCGAGAACGTCGGCATGACCATGGGGATCATGCCGATCACCGGCATCCCGCTGCCGTTCATGTCGTACGGCGGCTCGTCGACGCTGTTGAACTTCTTGGCCATCGGGTTCGTGCTCAACGTCCACATGCGCCGCT